A part of Brassica rapa cultivar Chiifu-401-42 chromosome A05, CAAS_Brap_v3.01, whole genome shotgun sequence genomic DNA contains:
- the LOC103870237 gene encoding zinc finger CCCH domain-containing protein 37 isoform X1, translating into MAAHRHQLFTYALQPSLAAASTASPAPPPPQPQPQQNLSLSSLYASSAADRYYPDATFRFLSRDGSESLTNNYQPTVASSSSSSAMYHHHLPNAASHLAYPPQLMQHQEAWPPGVEPPAAAAVEPLPPGVKRTSEALYYPTLYGAHNPMGQTEAWYTTDYLTKRLKLESTSHLPVYPQRAGEKDCTHYMQTRTCKFGEGCKFDHPVWVPEGGIPDWKEAPVVPNDEYPERPGEPDCPYYIKTQRCKYGLRCKFNHPKTAAAVTVETPDALPERPSEPPCTFYMKTGKCKFGLTCKFHHPKDIQLPSSSQDNGSTEAVTSEPDVTNNPHVTFAPAAYYNSKGLPARPAEVDCPFYLKTGSCKYGATCRYNHPERTAFTPQAGGINYPLVSPTSASVNLGLINSAASLYQTLAQPSVDVYNHANLLQLGALTATYPQRPGQPECDYYMKTGECKFGERCRFHHPADRLNATSKQAPQQPNVKLSLAGYPRREGAQNCPYYMKTGTCKYGATCKFDHPPPGEVMAKTASEAEADAAAAAGGATDTTQ; encoded by the exons CGACGCCACGTTCCGCTTCTTATCTCGCGACGGATCCGAATCTTTGACCAACAACTACCAACCAACGGttgcttcttcctcctcttcctcagCCATGTACCACCACCATCTCCCCAACGCGGCGTCGCATTTGGCTTACCCTCCTCAGCTGATGCAGCATCAGGAAGCTTGGCCGCCTGGCGTCGAGCCtcccgccgccgccgccgtcgaGCCTCTTCCTCCTGGAGTCAAACGCACCTCTGAAG CGCTCTACTATCCGACTCTCTACGGTGCCCATAATCCAATGGGTCAGACGGAAGCTTGGTATACTACGGACTATTTAACCAAGCGACTTAAGTTGGAGAGTACGAGCCATTTGCCTGTCTATCCGCAGCGGGCAGGGGAGAAGGATTGTACACACTATATGCAAACAAGAACTTGTAAATTTGGAGAGGGCTGCAAGTTTGATCATCCTGTTTGGGTTCCTGAAGGTGGAATCCCAGATTGGAAAGAG GCACCAGTTGTTCCAAACGATGAGTACCCTGAGAGACCAGGTGAACCAGATTGTCCG tattatataaaaacacaaCGTTGCAAATATGGTCTAAGGTGCAAGTTTAATCATCCCAAAACAGCGGCTGCA GTTACTGTTGAAACTCCAGATGCCTTACCTGAGAGGCCTTCTGAGCCCCCGTGCACT TTCTACATGAAGACTGGAAAATGTAAATTTGGTTTAACATGCAAGTTCCACCACCCAAAGGATATCCAACTACCATCGTCTAGTCAAGATAATGGCAGTACTGAGGCTGTAACCAGTGAACCTGATGTTACCAACAATCCGCATGTGACATTTGCTCCGGCAGCATATTACAACTCGAAGGGACTTCCAGCTAGGCCG GCTGAAGTAGACTGCCCGTTCTATCTCAAGACCGGAAG CTGCAAGTATGGCGCCACCTGTCGCTACAATCACCCTGAGAGGACTG CATTCACACCCCAGGCTGGTGGGATAAATTATCCTCTAGTGTCCCCGACCAGTGCGAGTGTAAACCTTGGGTTGATTAACTCAGCTGCCTCCCTCTATCAGACTCTTGCTCAACCCTCGGTAGATGTCTACAATCATGCT AACTTGTTGCAGCTAGGAGCCCTTACAGCAACTTATCCCCAAAGACCTGGACAACCAGAATGTGAC TACTACATGAAGACAGGGGAGTGCAAGTTTGGAGAGAGGTGCAGGTTCCATCACCCAGCAGATAGGTTAAACGCAACGAGTAAACAAGCTCCTCAGCAGCCGAATGTGAAGCTGAGTCTTGCAGGGTATCCCAGAAGAGAG GGTGCGCAAAATTGCCCGTATTACATGAAGACAGGGACTTGCAAGTACGGGGCAACATGCAAGTTTGACCATCCTCCTCCAGGTGAAGTTATGGCTAAAACCGCTTCAGAAGCTGAAGCtgatgctgctgctgctgctggtgGAGCGACTGACACGACTCAGTGA
- the LOC103870237 gene encoding zinc finger CCCH domain-containing protein 37 isoform X3: MAAHRHQLFTYALQPSLAAASTASPAPPPPQPQPQQNLSLSSLYASSAADRYYPDATFRFLSRDGSESLTNNYQPTVASSSSSSAMYHHHLPNAASHLAYPPQLMQHQEAWPPGVEPPAAAAVEPLPPGVKRTSEALYYPTLYGAHNPMGQTEAWYTTDYLTKRLKLESTSHLPVYPQRAGEKDCTHYMQTRTCKFGEGCKFDHPVWVPEGGIPDWKEAPVVPNDEYPERPGEPDCPYYIKTQRCKYGLRCKFNHPKTAAAVTVETPDALPERPSEPPCTFYMKTGKCKFGLTCKFHHPKDIQLPSSSQDNGSTEAVTSEPDVTNNPHVTFAPAAYYNSKGLPARPAEVDCPFYLKTGSCKYGATCRYNHPERTAFTPQAGGINYPLVSPTSASVNLGLINSAASLYQTLAQPSNLLQLGALTATYPQRPGQPECDYYMKTGECKFGERCRFHHPADRLNATSKQAPQQPNVKLSLAGYPRREGAQNCPYYMKTGTCKYGATCKFDHPPPGEVMAKTASEAEADAAAAAGGATDTTQ; this comes from the exons CGACGCCACGTTCCGCTTCTTATCTCGCGACGGATCCGAATCTTTGACCAACAACTACCAACCAACGGttgcttcttcctcctcttcctcagCCATGTACCACCACCATCTCCCCAACGCGGCGTCGCATTTGGCTTACCCTCCTCAGCTGATGCAGCATCAGGAAGCTTGGCCGCCTGGCGTCGAGCCtcccgccgccgccgccgtcgaGCCTCTTCCTCCTGGAGTCAAACGCACCTCTGAAG CGCTCTACTATCCGACTCTCTACGGTGCCCATAATCCAATGGGTCAGACGGAAGCTTGGTATACTACGGACTATTTAACCAAGCGACTTAAGTTGGAGAGTACGAGCCATTTGCCTGTCTATCCGCAGCGGGCAGGGGAGAAGGATTGTACACACTATATGCAAACAAGAACTTGTAAATTTGGAGAGGGCTGCAAGTTTGATCATCCTGTTTGGGTTCCTGAAGGTGGAATCCCAGATTGGAAAGAG GCACCAGTTGTTCCAAACGATGAGTACCCTGAGAGACCAGGTGAACCAGATTGTCCG tattatataaaaacacaaCGTTGCAAATATGGTCTAAGGTGCAAGTTTAATCATCCCAAAACAGCGGCTGCA GTTACTGTTGAAACTCCAGATGCCTTACCTGAGAGGCCTTCTGAGCCCCCGTGCACT TTCTACATGAAGACTGGAAAATGTAAATTTGGTTTAACATGCAAGTTCCACCACCCAAAGGATATCCAACTACCATCGTCTAGTCAAGATAATGGCAGTACTGAGGCTGTAACCAGTGAACCTGATGTTACCAACAATCCGCATGTGACATTTGCTCCGGCAGCATATTACAACTCGAAGGGACTTCCAGCTAGGCCG GCTGAAGTAGACTGCCCGTTCTATCTCAAGACCGGAAG CTGCAAGTATGGCGCCACCTGTCGCTACAATCACCCTGAGAGGACTG CATTCACACCCCAGGCTGGTGGGATAAATTATCCTCTAGTGTCCCCGACCAGTGCGAGTGTAAACCTTGGGTTGATTAACTCAGCTGCCTCCCTCTATCAGACTCTTGCTCAACCCTCG AACTTGTTGCAGCTAGGAGCCCTTACAGCAACTTATCCCCAAAGACCTGGACAACCAGAATGTGAC TACTACATGAAGACAGGGGAGTGCAAGTTTGGAGAGAGGTGCAGGTTCCATCACCCAGCAGATAGGTTAAACGCAACGAGTAAACAAGCTCCTCAGCAGCCGAATGTGAAGCTGAGTCTTGCAGGGTATCCCAGAAGAGAG GGTGCGCAAAATTGCCCGTATTACATGAAGACAGGGACTTGCAAGTACGGGGCAACATGCAAGTTTGACCATCCTCCTCCAGGTGAAGTTATGGCTAAAACCGCTTCAGAAGCTGAAGCtgatgctgctgctgctgctggtgGAGCGACTGACACGACTCAGTGA
- the LOC103870237 gene encoding zinc finger CCCH domain-containing protein 37 isoform X4: MAAHRHQLFTYALQPSLAAASTASPAPPPPQPQPQQNLSLSSLYASSAADRYYPDATFRFLSRDGSESLTNNYQPTVASSSSSSAMYHHHLPNAASHLAYPPQLMQHQEAWPPGVEPPAAAAVEPLPPGVKRTSEALYYPTLYGAHNPMGQTEAWYTTDYLTKRLKLESTSHLPVYPQRAGEKDCTHYMQTRTCKFGEGCKFDHPVWVPEGGIPDWKEAPVVPNDEYPERPGEPDCPYYIKTQRCKYGLRCKFNHPKTAAAVTVETPDALPERPSEPPCTFYMKTGKCKFGLTCKFHHPKDIQLPSSSQDNGSTEAVTSEPDVTNNPHVTFAPAAYYNSKGLPARPAEVDCPFYLKTGSCKYGATCRYNHPERTAFTPQAGGINYPLVSPTSASVNLGLINSAASLYQTLAQPSLGALTATYPQRPGQPECDYYMKTGECKFGERCRFHHPADRLNATSKQAPQQPNVKLSLAGYPRREGAQNCPYYMKTGTCKYGATCKFDHPPPGEVMAKTASEAEADAAAAAGGATDTTQ; encoded by the exons CGACGCCACGTTCCGCTTCTTATCTCGCGACGGATCCGAATCTTTGACCAACAACTACCAACCAACGGttgcttcttcctcctcttcctcagCCATGTACCACCACCATCTCCCCAACGCGGCGTCGCATTTGGCTTACCCTCCTCAGCTGATGCAGCATCAGGAAGCTTGGCCGCCTGGCGTCGAGCCtcccgccgccgccgccgtcgaGCCTCTTCCTCCTGGAGTCAAACGCACCTCTGAAG CGCTCTACTATCCGACTCTCTACGGTGCCCATAATCCAATGGGTCAGACGGAAGCTTGGTATACTACGGACTATTTAACCAAGCGACTTAAGTTGGAGAGTACGAGCCATTTGCCTGTCTATCCGCAGCGGGCAGGGGAGAAGGATTGTACACACTATATGCAAACAAGAACTTGTAAATTTGGAGAGGGCTGCAAGTTTGATCATCCTGTTTGGGTTCCTGAAGGTGGAATCCCAGATTGGAAAGAG GCACCAGTTGTTCCAAACGATGAGTACCCTGAGAGACCAGGTGAACCAGATTGTCCG tattatataaaaacacaaCGTTGCAAATATGGTCTAAGGTGCAAGTTTAATCATCCCAAAACAGCGGCTGCA GTTACTGTTGAAACTCCAGATGCCTTACCTGAGAGGCCTTCTGAGCCCCCGTGCACT TTCTACATGAAGACTGGAAAATGTAAATTTGGTTTAACATGCAAGTTCCACCACCCAAAGGATATCCAACTACCATCGTCTAGTCAAGATAATGGCAGTACTGAGGCTGTAACCAGTGAACCTGATGTTACCAACAATCCGCATGTGACATTTGCTCCGGCAGCATATTACAACTCGAAGGGACTTCCAGCTAGGCCG GCTGAAGTAGACTGCCCGTTCTATCTCAAGACCGGAAG CTGCAAGTATGGCGCCACCTGTCGCTACAATCACCCTGAGAGGACTG CATTCACACCCCAGGCTGGTGGGATAAATTATCCTCTAGTGTCCCCGACCAGTGCGAGTGTAAACCTTGGGTTGATTAACTCAGCTGCCTCCCTCTATCAGACTCTTGCTCAACCCTCG CTAGGAGCCCTTACAGCAACTTATCCCCAAAGACCTGGACAACCAGAATGTGAC TACTACATGAAGACAGGGGAGTGCAAGTTTGGAGAGAGGTGCAGGTTCCATCACCCAGCAGATAGGTTAAACGCAACGAGTAAACAAGCTCCTCAGCAGCCGAATGTGAAGCTGAGTCTTGCAGGGTATCCCAGAAGAGAG GGTGCGCAAAATTGCCCGTATTACATGAAGACAGGGACTTGCAAGTACGGGGCAACATGCAAGTTTGACCATCCTCCTCCAGGTGAAGTTATGGCTAAAACCGCTTCAGAAGCTGAAGCtgatgctgctgctgctgctggtgGAGCGACTGACACGACTCAGTGA
- the LOC103870237 gene encoding zinc finger CCCH domain-containing protein 37 isoform X2, with amino-acid sequence MAAHRHQLFTYALQPSLAAASTASPAPPPPQPQPQQNLSLSSLYASSAADRYYPDATFRFLSRDGSESLTNNYQPTVASSSSSSAMYHHHLPNAASHLAYPPQLMQHQEAWPPGVEPPAAAAVEPLPPGVKRTSEALYYPTLYGAHNPMGQTEAWYTTDYLTKRLKLESTSHLPVYPQRAGEKDCTHYMQTRTCKFGEGCKFDHPVWVPEGGIPDWKEAPVVPNDEYPERPGEPDCPYYIKTQRCKYGLRCKFNHPKTAAAVTVETPDALPERPSEPPCTFYMKTGKCKFGLTCKFHHPKDIQLPSSSQDNGSTEAVTSEPDVTNNPHVTFAPAAYYNSKGLPARPAEVDCPFYLKTGSCKYGATCRYNHPERTAFTPQAGGINYPLVSPTSASVNLGLINSAASLYQTLAQPSVDVYNHALGALTATYPQRPGQPECDYYMKTGECKFGERCRFHHPADRLNATSKQAPQQPNVKLSLAGYPRREGAQNCPYYMKTGTCKYGATCKFDHPPPGEVMAKTASEAEADAAAAAGGATDTTQ; translated from the exons CGACGCCACGTTCCGCTTCTTATCTCGCGACGGATCCGAATCTTTGACCAACAACTACCAACCAACGGttgcttcttcctcctcttcctcagCCATGTACCACCACCATCTCCCCAACGCGGCGTCGCATTTGGCTTACCCTCCTCAGCTGATGCAGCATCAGGAAGCTTGGCCGCCTGGCGTCGAGCCtcccgccgccgccgccgtcgaGCCTCTTCCTCCTGGAGTCAAACGCACCTCTGAAG CGCTCTACTATCCGACTCTCTACGGTGCCCATAATCCAATGGGTCAGACGGAAGCTTGGTATACTACGGACTATTTAACCAAGCGACTTAAGTTGGAGAGTACGAGCCATTTGCCTGTCTATCCGCAGCGGGCAGGGGAGAAGGATTGTACACACTATATGCAAACAAGAACTTGTAAATTTGGAGAGGGCTGCAAGTTTGATCATCCTGTTTGGGTTCCTGAAGGTGGAATCCCAGATTGGAAAGAG GCACCAGTTGTTCCAAACGATGAGTACCCTGAGAGACCAGGTGAACCAGATTGTCCG tattatataaaaacacaaCGTTGCAAATATGGTCTAAGGTGCAAGTTTAATCATCCCAAAACAGCGGCTGCA GTTACTGTTGAAACTCCAGATGCCTTACCTGAGAGGCCTTCTGAGCCCCCGTGCACT TTCTACATGAAGACTGGAAAATGTAAATTTGGTTTAACATGCAAGTTCCACCACCCAAAGGATATCCAACTACCATCGTCTAGTCAAGATAATGGCAGTACTGAGGCTGTAACCAGTGAACCTGATGTTACCAACAATCCGCATGTGACATTTGCTCCGGCAGCATATTACAACTCGAAGGGACTTCCAGCTAGGCCG GCTGAAGTAGACTGCCCGTTCTATCTCAAGACCGGAAG CTGCAAGTATGGCGCCACCTGTCGCTACAATCACCCTGAGAGGACTG CATTCACACCCCAGGCTGGTGGGATAAATTATCCTCTAGTGTCCCCGACCAGTGCGAGTGTAAACCTTGGGTTGATTAACTCAGCTGCCTCCCTCTATCAGACTCTTGCTCAACCCTCGGTAGATGTCTACAATCATGCT CTAGGAGCCCTTACAGCAACTTATCCCCAAAGACCTGGACAACCAGAATGTGAC TACTACATGAAGACAGGGGAGTGCAAGTTTGGAGAGAGGTGCAGGTTCCATCACCCAGCAGATAGGTTAAACGCAACGAGTAAACAAGCTCCTCAGCAGCCGAATGTGAAGCTGAGTCTTGCAGGGTATCCCAGAAGAGAG GGTGCGCAAAATTGCCCGTATTACATGAAGACAGGGACTTGCAAGTACGGGGCAACATGCAAGTTTGACCATCCTCCTCCAGGTGAAGTTATGGCTAAAACCGCTTCAGAAGCTGAAGCtgatgctgctgctgctgctggtgGAGCGACTGACACGACTCAGTGA